GGGCCGCCGCCGCGAACAGCGGGATGTCCACCCGGCCGCGCCAGCGCCACTCGGGGCTCTCCGGCTCTGCCCCGTCCGCCGTCCCGCCGTCCTCCGTCATCCGTCCAGCATCGCGGGCCCCGCCCCCGCTCGCCCCCGGCGACACGTTCCGTATGGGGGACGCCATATGCTGCACAGCATGACGAGTGAGCCGGAGCAGCAGTTCGGAGTGGGGACGCCCGACGCGTTCCAGCGCCTGTGGACACCCCATCGGATGGCCTATATCCAGGGGGAGAACAAGCCGAGCGGGCCCGAGGCCGGTGACGGCTGCCCCTTCTGCGCGATTCCCGCCAAGTCCGACGAGGACGGACTGGTGATCGCGCGCGGCTCCTCCGTGTACGCGGTGCTCAATCTCTACCCGTACAACGGCGGCCATCTGATGGTGGTCCCGTTCCGGCATGTCGCCGACTACACGGAACTGGACGAGGACGAGACGGCGGAGCTGGCCGTCTTCACCAAGCGGGCGATGACGGCGCTGCGGGCGGCGTCCGGCGCGCACGGGTTCAACATCGGCATGAACCAGGGAATGGCCGCGGGGGCGGGGATCGCCGCCCATCTGCACCAGCACATCGTGCCGCGCTGGGGCGGCGACACCAATTTCATGCCCGTCGTCGGCCATACGAAGGTGCTGCCCCAACTCCTGGCGGACACCCGCGCGATGCTCGCCGACGCCTGGCCGCTCTCTTAAAGGCCCGGTTCGCCTCCGGGACGCTGAAGCGTCCGCCGACGGACGCCCCTTTTTTGTGGCTCGGTTCGCCTCCGGGGTGCTGAAGCGTGCGCCGACGGTCGACCGTGCTCGGTTCCTCGTTCCTCGGAACCTCCGCGCGCTCTCCGCTTTCGGCACCCGCGGCACCCCTTCGGCTCACTCGCCGAAGAGGTGCAGCCGGGGCGGAGGTGCCAAAAAAGCAGCATCAGGCGTCGTAGAGGTCGGCCTTCTTCGGGGCCAGGTCCTGGATGCCGCCGCTGACGGCCATCGAGCGCCCGGCGAAGCGGTCGGTGTCCACGCCGTTGTCCTCCAGGACCTTCAGCGCGGCGGCGTGGGCCGCCCGGAGGACGGGGGCGGCGGCGCGCAGCGCGTCGTCGGCCATGAACCGGTGCCGCCAGGGCTTCTCCGCCCAGGCGTGCCGCAGCCCGAAGGGCTCCGGGAGCGCCAGCTTGCCGCCCAGGAAGTCCAGCAGCGGGGGGTACCAGGTCAGGGGCGCGCGCACCATCAGCCGGACGACTTCCTTGGTGTCCACCAGCGGCAGGGTCCGGGTCTTGGTCTCCCAGAAGCGGACCGTCTTGTTCACTGTGACGGTTTTGGGGGAGGACTTCGTGGTGAAGAGCCCGTGCACCGGCCCCAGGGCGTGCCCGGTGACCTCGACCCGCAGGGTCTCGTGGAGCACCGTGACGGTGATCATCATGGTGATGACGAGCTGACCGTCCCAGAGGGTGAACTGGACCCCCAGGTAGTGGCGGTTGCCGCTGCCGAACTGCTGGTGGTTGCAGATGCGCTGTATCTCGTGGCCCTTGATCTGGAAGGACTCCACATCCTGGCCGTCGGGCCGGGAGACCGAGCCCGCTCCCTCCGCGACCGGGCAGACGATCCAGTGCTTCACCGACGGGGTGGGGAAGCCGCCCGAGTTCAGCGGGCCGCGCTCCAGCAGCTTCAGCTTGTCGTGGATGGCCCTGATGACGTCCCAGCTACGGAACTGGTTGATCTCCTTGCCGGGGTCACGGGGCACCAGCTCCTCCGCCATCTGCCAGCTTCCCCAGCGGGTGCCCATGCCCAGTATCCCCTTGGGGCCCGCGTAGAAGAGGGAGTTGGCGTGCTGCTCGGCGGTCAGCTTGTGCAGGCCCTGGCGCAGGGTGTCGCGCGCCTTGTCGTGGGGGTTGCCGGGTACCGCGTCGGGCACCTTGGCGCCGATGCCGCTGCCGCCCGCGAGGCCGTCCCAGCGGGCCCGCAGATCCTTGGCGGTGGTCTCGCAGATCCGCTGGGCCAGCAGCCAGCCCACCACCGGGGCGACGATCGCCCCGCGGATGTAGAACGCCCAGAAGCCGGTGAACGGCAGCCGGAGCATCAGCAGCAGGGCGAGGCCGCCGATCGCGAAGAGCAGGGCGGTGCCGATGACCCCCGCGTGCTTGTTCTGCGCCCCGGCGAGGGTGCGCCGCAGTTGGAACACGGCCATCCAGGCCAGCAGCCCGGGCAGGAAGAGCAGCCCGCAGACGACCATGATGAGCGTGAGTTTGGTGTCGCGTTCCTTGCGGATGTGGGCCGCGGCCAGACAGTGCTCGACCACGGTCTGCGGCTCCATGCCGAAGGACTGGATCAGCGCGCTGCGCGCTCCGCCGAGCATCCGGACCTTCACGGCGTGGCAGAACGCCTCGCCCAGATTCGGCTCGAAGAGGGAGAGTTTGCCTTTCTTCACCTCGGACTTGTGCCACTCGCTGTTGGCCTTGAGGATGTCCTCGACCGGGCTGTCGCGATACGCGGCGGACGCCAGAGCGTGCGTCGCCGCGGTCTGTCCGGCCGATCCCAGGAGCGGAACCTGTGCTCCGGGACTGAAATCGAAACCGTCGCTCGTCACTTACCGCCCCCATCGCCGCTTCGCTCCCGCTCCACGGCCTGTTCCCGACTGGCGCGCCCGGCACACCTGTTGAGCTGGGCACCTCAGCGTATCCGGGGTGTGTCGTCCGCGTCACGGGAGTTGGCAGGCCGGGCGGAAAACCCTCGTTCCGCTCCGTCCGTCCGCGGCGGGGATGCCGGGCGGAGGCCGTACGGGAGCGGCACGGGAGCGGTGCGGGCGCCGTCCCCGGTGGGGCGGCGCCCGGCGGACGGGACCGGTCCGGACGCTCCCGCGCCCTTCTCGCCCACGTGCCTTTCAGGCCGCTCCCGCAGCCTCCTCCGCCGTCTTCAGGCGGCTCCCGCGCCCTCCTCGCGTACCTTGTCGGCGATGTGCGGAGGCATCGGCTCATGGCGGGCGTACGCCCGGTCGAACTGCCCGGTGCCGTGGGAGAGGGACCGCAGATCGATCGCGTACCGGCTGATCTCGATCTCCGGTACCTCGGCCCGTACCAGTGTGCGTCCGCCGCCGGACTGCTCGGTGCCGACGACCCGGCCCCGCCGCCCCGAGAGGTCGCTCATCACCGGTCCGACATAGTCGTCGGGGACCAGCACCCGCACTTCGGCCACCGGTTCCAGGAGATGGATGGGGGCCTCGGCCGCGGCCTCGCGCAGTGCCAGCGCGCCCGCCGTCTGGAAGGCGGCGTCGGAGGAGTCCACCGAGTGCGCCTTGCCGTCGAGCAGGGTCACCCGCACGTCCACCAGCGGGTGCCCGGCGACGACACCGCGCGCCGCCTGCGCCCGGACGCCCTTCTCCACGGAGGGGATGAACGCGCGCGGCACCGCGCCGCCCACCACCTTGTCGACGAACTCGATCCCGGCCCCGGTGGGCAGCGGCTCCACCTCGATCTCGCAGATCGCGAACTGCCCGTGGCCGCCGGACTGCTTCACATGCCGCCCGCGTCCGCCCGCCGGGCCGCCGAAGGTCTCCCGCAGCGGCACCCGGTAGGGGACCACGTCGATCTGGACGCCGTACCGGCTGCGCAGCCGCTCCAGCGCCACATCGGCGTGGGCCTCGCCCAGGCACCAGAGGACCACCTGATGGGTGGCCTGATTCTGCTCCAGCCGCATGGTGGGGTCCTCGGCGACCAGCCGGGAGAGCCCCTGCGAGAGCCGGTCCTCGTCGGCCTTGCTGTGCGCCCGGATCGCCAGCGGCAGCAGCGGGTCGGGCATGCTCCAGGGCTCCATCAGCAGCGGGTCGTCCTTGGCGGAGAGGGTGTCCCCGGTCTCCGCGCGGGAGAGTTTGCCCACACAGGCGAGGTCCCCGGCGATGGCCCGGTCCAGCGGGCGCTGGTGCTTGCCGAAGGGGACGGAGAGCGCGCCGACCCGCTCGTCCACATCGTGGTCCTCGTGTCCCCGGTCGGCCAGGCCGTGCCCGGAGACATGGACCGTCTCGTCGGGGCGCAGGGTGCCGGAAAAGACCCGTACCAGCGAGATCCGGCCCACATAGGGGTCGGACGCGGTCTTGACGACCTCGGCCACCAACGGGCCGTCGGGGTCGCAGACGGGCTGGGGGCGGGGGACTCCGTCGGGGGTGGTGACGGCCGGGCAGAGGTGCTCCGGCGGGGTGGGGAAGCCGCCGGTGATCAGCTCCAGGAGTTCCAGGGTGCCGAGTCCCTGTTTGGCCCCGGGCGCGGCGGGCGCGGCGGCGAGCACCGGGTGGAAGGTGCCGCGGGCCACCGCCTTCTCCAGATCCTGGACGAGAATCCCGAAGTCGATCTCGTCGCCCGCGAGATAGCGGTCCATGAGGGTCTCGTCCTCGCTCTCGGCGATGATCCCCTCGATCAGCCGGTCGCGGGCGGCACCGAGCGCGGCGGCCTGCTCCGCGTCGGGGGCGGTCTCCTTCCGCTCCCCGGAGGAGTAGTCGAAGATCTTCCGGGAGAGCAGCCCGGCGAGC
The nucleotide sequence above comes from Streptomyces clavuligerus. Encoded proteins:
- a CDS encoding elongation factor G-like protein EF-G2, which produces MGDKANIHPGAAGRARAADRPSSLRNVVLVGHSGAGKTTLTEALALTAGAVNRAGRVEDGSTVSDHDEIEHRQQRSVQLSLVPVEWEGIKVNLLDTPGYADFVGELRAGLRAADAALFVVSAAQEAAAVAGATRAVWEECAAVGMPRAIVITHLETARTGFDELTRVCAEIFGGDDPDAVLPLYLPQYGAVGPDGHAPVTGLAGLLSRKIFDYSSGERKETAPDAEQAAALGAARDRLIEGIIAESEDETLMDRYLAGDEIDFGILVQDLEKAVARGTFHPVLAAAPAAPGAKQGLGTLELLELITGGFPTPPEHLCPAVTTPDGVPRPQPVCDPDGPLVAEVVKTASDPYVGRISLVRVFSGTLRPDETVHVSGHGLADRGHEDHDVDERVGALSVPFGKHQRPLDRAIAGDLACVGKLSRAETGDTLSAKDDPLLMEPWSMPDPLLPLAIRAHSKADEDRLSQGLSRLVAEDPTMRLEQNQATHQVVLWCLGEAHADVALERLRSRYGVQIDVVPYRVPLRETFGGPAGGRGRHVKQSGGHGQFAICEIEVEPLPTGAGIEFVDKVVGGAVPRAFIPSVEKGVRAQAARGVVAGHPLVDVRVTLLDGKAHSVDSSDAAFQTAGALALREAAAEAPIHLLEPVAEVRVLVPDDYVGPVMSDLSGRRGRVVGTEQSGGGRTLVRAEVPEIEISRYAIDLRSLSHGTGQFDRAYARHEPMPPHIADKVREEGAGAA
- a CDS encoding HIT family protein, whose translation is MLHSMTSEPEQQFGVGTPDAFQRLWTPHRMAYIQGENKPSGPEAGDGCPFCAIPAKSDEDGLVIARGSSVYAVLNLYPYNGGHLMVVPFRHVADYTELDEDETAELAVFTKRAMTALRAASGAHGFNIGMNQGMAAGAGIAAHLHQHIVPRWGGDTNFMPVVGHTKVLPQLLADTRAMLADAWPLS